A stretch of Effusibacillus pohliae DSM 22757 DNA encodes these proteins:
- a CDS encoding superoxide dismutase: MAHQLPALPYDKAALEPHIDAQTMEIHHGRHHATYVNNLNAALEGHPDLQEKSIEDLLRNINSVPENIRTAVRNNGGGHHNHSLFWQILSPNGGGQPTGAVADAINSKFGSFDKFKEEFTKAATTRFGSGWAWLVVDQNGELQVYSTANQDSPLMDGHTPILGLDVWEHAYYLKYQNKRPDYINAFWNIVNWDEVNKRYQAARG, translated from the coding sequence ATGGCACATCAATTACCAGCTCTTCCGTACGACAAAGCGGCTCTGGAACCGCACATCGACGCGCAAACCATGGAAATCCATCACGGCAGACACCACGCTACATATGTGAACAACCTGAACGCTGCTTTGGAAGGCCATCCGGATCTTCAGGAAAAAAGCATCGAAGACCTCCTGCGCAACATCAACAGTGTTCCCGAAAACATCCGGACTGCCGTTCGTAACAACGGCGGCGGGCATCACAACCACTCGTTGTTCTGGCAGATCCTGAGCCCGAACGGCGGCGGACAGCCGACCGGCGCTGTGGCCGACGCGATCAACAGCAAATTCGGCAGCTTTGACAAATTCAAGGAAGAATTCACGAAAGCGGCTACCACCCGTTTTGGCAGCGGCTGGGCATGGCTCGTGGTCGATCAAAACGGCGAGCTGCAGGTGTACAGCACCGCCAACCAGGACAGCCCGCTGATGGACGGTCACACCCCGATCCTCGGTCTGGACGTGTGGGAGCATGCTTACTACCTGAAATACCAAAACAAGCGTCCCGACTACATCAACGCCTTCTGGAACATCGTCAACTGGGACGAAGTCAACAAGCGTTACCAAGCAGCACGCGGGTAA